The window ATCAAACTTCCATTCCAAAAACACCGGAATAGCACAAGCCGCTATTTTCCATTACAATGAGGTTTAGAAATTCGACTCAATTGGAGTGATTCCTAGTGTTTAAGATCTTGCTCATTGAAGATGACGCAACCCTGTTCACGGAGATCAAGATCAGGTTGGCCAAATGGTCATACGATGTACACGGCATAACGGATTTTAGCAGAGTGATTGAAGAGTTTATTGCCCTAAAACCTGATTTAGTTATCATTGATATTCAACTGCCCAAATTTGACGGGTTTCATTGGTGCCGGATGATTCGGACCCATTCCAACATTCCGATTGTATTTCTGTCTTCACGCGATCACCCCACTGACATGGTCATGTCTATGCAGCTGGGAGCGGATGATTTTATTCAGAAACCCTTTCATTTTGATGTGCTCATCGCGAAGATCCAAGCCATTCTCAGGCGTGTCTATAACTACAACACGGAATCCATCAAGCTCAAAACATGGTGCGGCGCAACGGTTGATTACGAGAAAAATGCGGTTACTAATCAAGCAGGCTCGATTGAGTTGACGAAGAATGAAATCTATATTCTCAAGCTTTTGATCGAACATAAGAACACGATCGTTAGTCGGGAAGACATGATTAACAGCTTATGGGATGACCAGCGTTTTGTAAGCGACAATACCTTAACCGTGAATGTCAATCGGCTGCGGAAACGGCTGGACGAGATTGGCTTAGGACGCTTTATCGAAACGAAGGTCGGTCAGGGTTACATCGCAGCAGAGGAGTCCCCTTTCCATGATTAAGAAGTATGTTATGGAAAGGAAAAGCTGGATCCTGCTGTTTCTGTTTGGGCAAGGACTACTCCTTTTTATCGCTTATCTCGATTATGAAATTCCCTTCTTCCCTATTCTCTATATTGTTTTTTTATTTACGACCATGTTTGCCATCTTTCTGACGATCCGTTACAACAGAGAAACGAAATTCTATAAGCAATTGGAAGAACGAGAAAACAATCTCGATCTCTCAAGTATCGCCGATGCTGAAAGCCCGTTTGAGCAAATTGTCGAGACGAGTATGACTAGCCTGACTGAGCGGCTGAGTCAAATTGCCTCACGGCACCAAATAGCATTAGAACAAGAGAAAGACGAGCTGCTGTCCTGGATTCATGAAGTGAAGACACCTCTCACGGCCATGCGTTTAATGATTGACCGCTTGGATGATGAAACCATGAAAGCTGCTTTGACCTATGAATGGCTGCGGATTCATCTACTGCTTGACCAGCAGCTTCACCAAAAACGTCTACCGTCTATGGAGAATGACCTGTATATCGAGCACGTAGATCTTGAAGCTCTTATCTATATGGAGATCAAGACGTTGAAGTCCTGGTGCATACAAAAAGGAATTGGCTTTGACGTACAATTCGAAGTCACGAAAGTGCTCAGCGATGCGAAATGGTTAGCCTTTATCCTAAGGCAGCTCTTAACTAACGCAGTGAAATACAGCGACAGCGACTCTTTGGATATCACAGTAAAGAGCTTCCAGCAGCATGAGCGTACAGTGCTTGAGGTAAAAGACCACGGCCGTGGAATCAACCCAAAGGATCTGCCTCGTATCTTTGATAAAGGCTTTACTTCTACGACTTGGCATCAGGACAGCGCTGCTACAGGTATGGGCTTATATTTGGCCAAAAAAGCGGCGCAGGCCTTGTTCATCCAAATCTCTGTACATTCAGAAGCAGGCGCGGGAACAACCTTCACGCTCACCTTTCCACAACCAAATGAAACCGTCCGGATTACGGGCATGTGACAACATTGTCACATGCCTTTCTTCTTTGTTCGTTCAATCGAAGGAAAAAGGATGCGAAGCTTTTTATAATAAAGCTATCGTAGAAGAGGAGTGAATGATATGAATATTTTGGAAGCAACCAAAATCCATAAAAGCTATGGCAATAAGCTGAATAAACAAGAGGTGCTCAAGGGTCTGGATATCAGCATTGAAAAAGGGGATTTCGTCAGCATCATGGGCGCATCCGGTTCAGGAAAAACAACCCTGCTCAATGTACTTTCTTCGATTGACAGGCTAAGTCAAGGCTCCATTAAAATCGAAGGCCAAGAAATTACGGCCATGAAAGAGAAGCAGTTGGCTGAATTCCGCAAGCATCACCTGGGGTTTATCTTTCAGGACTATAACCTGCTGGATACTTTGACCGTTAAGGAGAATATCCTTCTGCCGCTGTCCATTACCAAAGCCTCGAAGCAAGAAGCCGATCACAAATTTCAAGCGGTAGCAACAGAGCTCGGCATTTTTGAAATTAAGGATAAGTATCCAAATGAAATCTCAGGCGGACAGAAACAGCGGACCTCTGCCGCAAGAGCCTTTGTTCATGAACCAAGTATTATTTTCGCCGACGAGCCCACCGGTGCACTCGATTCCAAATCCGCCTCCGATTTACTTAACAAGCTTAATGAACTGAATCAACGACGGAAAGCAACCATCGTTATGGTTACCCATGATTCAGTCGCCGCCAGCTACAGCAGCAGAGTCATCTTTATTAAGGACGGACAAATCTATACCCAGTTATATAAAGGTCAAGAATCCAGACAGGCCTTCTTTCAAGACATCATGAAGACACAGGGTGTTCTGGGCGGGGTGCACAATGAGCATTAACCAGCTGATTGTTCAAAATCTGAAGTCCAACATCAAGCATTACTACTTGTACGTGTTTGCCTTAATGTTCAGCGTCGCGCTTTATTTCGCATTTGTCACTCTGCAGTATGACCCTGCTTTAGACCAAACCAAAGGTACAATTAAAGGTGCCGCGTCTATTCGAGCTGCTTCCATTTTACTTGTTGCGATTGTCGCTATCTTTAATCTGTATGCCAACAACATCTTTGTGAAAAGGCGCAGTAAAGAAATCGGTTTATTGCAGTTAATCGGTATGACGAAAGGCGCAATTTTCCGCATCCTTAGCGCCGAGAACTTTATCCTTTATTTCGGCTCATTAATCGTCGGGACGTTTATCGGATTTTCCGTGTCCAAGCTCATCCTAATGATTTTATTTCAAATTACAGGTGTTAAGGCTGCCGCTTCGCTGCAATTTTCGTTACAAGCACTGGTCCAGACCCTCGTTATATTTAGCGCTGTCTACTTGTTAATCCTGCTTGTTAATTATATGTTCATTAAAAGACAGAGCATTTTATCGTTGTTTCGCGTCTCTACCTCGACTGAAGTGAAGGTGAAAAGATTGTCTACTTCGGAAGCCATCATGGGGATAGTGGGATTGATCCTTATTTTGTTAGGCTACTACGTTTCCTCTAAGCTGTTTAGCGGCGATTTCATGACGATGTTTGCACTCTTTTCTGCCATGATCTTTATTCTGGCCTCCGTCATCATCGGAACCTATCTGTTCTATAAAGGGTCTATCCGGCTAATCCTTAATATCATCCGAAGCAAGAAAAATGGCTATTTAAATGTTCGCGAGGTTTTATCGCTTTCATCCATCATGTTTCGCATGAAATCGAATGCCTTGCTATTGACTGTCATTACAACCGTATCCGCGCTTTCCATCGGCTTGTTATCTTTAAGCTACATTTCCTATTATTCTACGGAAAAAACAGCCAAAAATAACGTGCCAGCCCACTTTGCCATTACGAAGGTAGAAAATGCCAACAAGTTTAAAGCAGCGTTAGATGCTAAACAAGTCAAGCACAGGGATACAGCGATTGAGGTCATTCAGGTCAAGGCCAATCTCCGGGATATCTTGGCTTCCGATATGGACGGCCTTCTCCTTGATCCTAGTAACATGACGATTCCTATTGTCAGTGACAAGGACGCGCCATTCATCGATCTGACTTCAGAACAAACGATTTTTACCGGTACCAATGATCTATTGGAAAAATTTATGAAATTTAAAAATTCCGGCCAGATCCAATTTAGCGGACAACAAGTCGTTATTCCACAAACTTATTTAGGCTCTAAGAAGCAATACATGGTTTCATGGTACTTTTCGAATGGCGGCCAGCCAGTCGCTATCGTCGACGATTCGGTATTTAAGCGTTTAAAGCAAGATATGAATCCCGCGATTCAAAAAGAATCATCCATGTATTTGGGAATTGATATTGAGAATGAAGCGCAGCTTTCTGAAGCGAACCAGATTTTTCACGATCTGGGCTTTGATCAAAATCGGGCTTATGATTCCCGCCAAAATATGGCGAATGACCAGAAAAATAGAATGGGACTCATTATGTTCATCGTTGGCTTCCTTGGACTAACCTTCCTGATTACATCAGGCTGCATTCTTTATTTCAAACAAATGGATGAAAGCGAAGATGAAAAGCCGTCGTATACGATTTTAAGGAAGCTTGGTTTTACGCAGGACGATTTGTTAAAAGGCATTCAGATCAAACAAATCTTTAATTTCGGAATCCCATTGGTCGTTGGGCTGATCCACAGCTATTTCGCCGTCCAGTCGGGATGGTTTCTTTTCGGTGCAGAGCTATGGACACCAATGATAATTGTAATGGTGCTGTATACCGTCTTATACTCGATATTCGGCATACTCTCCGTTCTGCACTATAAAAAGGTGATCCGAAAAGCTCTTTGATAAGAAGTGACAAGAAAAGGCTGCTCCGAGTCGCAAAGACTTCGTGAGCAGCTTTTTTTATCTTTGTATGCCAGGCAATAAATTCGGAATGCTGGCTCTTCCAAGCGCTACGATATAGTCGTCTAGTTCGGTTGTAACTGAATTTCGTTTATATTTAATGTTATCAAACCTTAGACTAGTACCATACTGAAACTTGTTATCCCCAATGGTTAATTCCATCCCGTACAGAAACCCATAAAATGTTCTTTTATCATTGGCTCGGACAAGCTCAATTCTCTTCAATTTTGATGATATCTCCTCTAGAGACTTTGAATCTGTAATGACGAGCTTTTTACCGTCGCCGAATCTGACATCGATTTGTTTAATGCCATTAAAATCTGTCTTCATTAAAGCTGAAAGTGCAACTGGTGTCTCATCTTCAGGTTCCACCACCTCAATATCAAGCGCTGTATATTGCGGAGGATAGCTTTGCAATACTGCTTGTGTAGTCCACACATGGAGCAAATCTCCTAGTTTTAGATCCTCATACTTATTGGAACCGTTGCTTTTATTCGTTACAATAACGGCATCTTCTTCGAGCTTCACCCAAAATTTATCTATTTCCTTGCATTCCTTATCTAAACAGGCCTCAGGATTAACAAGGAGCATCTTTTGATCCTCCCTATCTATTTCGGATATAACCCCAACCAACTCCTCCTCTTTCGATATAACCAAAGTTGTAATATCAAGTGAGAAACGTGACCCTATGGCCTTATAGATGGCTTCTTTAATCTGGCCTTTCTCCTGTAAGCTCAATTCCTCACGATGATTACCTAGCTTAAGAAGCTGAAGATGAAATGCACCATTGGGGTATTCTCTCTCAGACTTATAAATACTCATTGGCTTAACTGACAATTGTCTATACACATTTTCTAAATGAAATATTCGATCTTGGAAGTTTTCAGGCAGCGGAGCTGCAGGATTCGGGGATGGCAGCTCATAAACTCTTTCCACCTCAGTTGGAGGAACGGCCATGTCACCTTGATGCCCGATACTAGACAAACCAAATGCAAATACAAGCAATAAGAGTATGGACTTCATCGATCAACTACACCTCAAATCTTTAGATTCTTTACTACTTAGACGCATAAAATTTCCAATTGTTTCATAATAAACCTTTTTTATGATGCCAACTCTAGACACAAAAAAACCTTATTACGCATAATCCCTGAGAGATCACGCGAAAGAAGGTTGAACAAGAGCTAATTTATAAGTGCCTCAATTTGTCAGGATTAACTACGAGATAGATAGCATCTATCTGACCATCAACAACATGAAAGGAAATTACATTGTAGGGTAGACCCTCATCGTATGCCACAATGCCCATTTGTCCATTCACAGTCGCTAAAGAATAACTGAAGCCAGGCGGCACTTTGGAAAGCAGCCCTGAAAAAAACATGGCGATACGTTCTGCCCCCATAATAGGCTTAACAGCCGCTTTAACCTTACCTCCACCGTCAGAGTAAAGGACGGCATCCGCTTTGACGATGTTCAACAATTGACCGATGTTGCCAGATACTAAAGCCTGCACGAATTGTTCCACGGCGGCTGAAGTTTGTTCTATTACAGGCTGCTTCTGCAGCACCTTTGGATCATCGCCACGATCTGGAAAGCTGCTGATGGCGCTTTTGGCTCTGCGAAAAATTTGC is drawn from Paenibacillus sp. V4I7 and contains these coding sequences:
- a CDS encoding response regulator transcription factor — translated: MFKILLIEDDATLFTEIKIRLAKWSYDVHGITDFSRVIEEFIALKPDLVIIDIQLPKFDGFHWCRMIRTHSNIPIVFLSSRDHPTDMVMSMQLGADDFIQKPFHFDVLIAKIQAILRRVYNYNTESIKLKTWCGATVDYEKNAVTNQAGSIELTKNEIYILKLLIEHKNTIVSREDMINSLWDDQRFVSDNTLTVNVNRLRKRLDEIGLGRFIETKVGQGYIAAEESPFHD
- a CDS encoding sensor histidine kinase gives rise to the protein MIKKYVMERKSWILLFLFGQGLLLFIAYLDYEIPFFPILYIVFLFTTMFAIFLTIRYNRETKFYKQLEERENNLDLSSIADAESPFEQIVETSMTSLTERLSQIASRHQIALEQEKDELLSWIHEVKTPLTAMRLMIDRLDDETMKAALTYEWLRIHLLLDQQLHQKRLPSMENDLYIEHVDLEALIYMEIKTLKSWCIQKGIGFDVQFEVTKVLSDAKWLAFILRQLLTNAVKYSDSDSLDITVKSFQQHERTVLEVKDHGRGINPKDLPRIFDKGFTSTTWHQDSAATGMGLYLAKKAAQALFIQISVHSEAGAGTTFTLTFPQPNETVRITGM
- a CDS encoding ABC transporter ATP-binding protein, coding for MNILEATKIHKSYGNKLNKQEVLKGLDISIEKGDFVSIMGASGSGKTTLLNVLSSIDRLSQGSIKIEGQEITAMKEKQLAEFRKHHLGFIFQDYNLLDTLTVKENILLPLSITKASKQEADHKFQAVATELGIFEIKDKYPNEISGGQKQRTSAARAFVHEPSIIFADEPTGALDSKSASDLLNKLNELNQRRKATIVMVTHDSVAASYSSRVIFIKDGQIYTQLYKGQESRQAFFQDIMKTQGVLGGVHNEH
- a CDS encoding FtsX-like permease family protein, with the translated sequence MSINQLIVQNLKSNIKHYYLYVFALMFSVALYFAFVTLQYDPALDQTKGTIKGAASIRAASILLVAIVAIFNLYANNIFVKRRSKEIGLLQLIGMTKGAIFRILSAENFILYFGSLIVGTFIGFSVSKLILMILFQITGVKAAASLQFSLQALVQTLVIFSAVYLLILLVNYMFIKRQSILSLFRVSTSTEVKVKRLSTSEAIMGIVGLILILLGYYVSSKLFSGDFMTMFALFSAMIFILASVIIGTYLFYKGSIRLILNIIRSKKNGYLNVREVLSLSSIMFRMKSNALLLTVITTVSALSIGLLSLSYISYYSTEKTAKNNVPAHFAITKVENANKFKAALDAKQVKHRDTAIEVIQVKANLRDILASDMDGLLLDPSNMTIPIVSDKDAPFIDLTSEQTIFTGTNDLLEKFMKFKNSGQIQFSGQQVVIPQTYLGSKKQYMVSWYFSNGGQPVAIVDDSVFKRLKQDMNPAIQKESSMYLGIDIENEAQLSEANQIFHDLGFDQNRAYDSRQNMANDQKNRMGLIMFIVGFLGLTFLITSGCILYFKQMDESEDEKPSYTILRKLGFTQDDLLKGIQIKQIFNFGIPLVVGLIHSYFAVQSGWFLFGAELWTPMIIVMVLYTVLYSIFGILSVLHYKKVIRKAL
- a CDS encoding DUF3221 domain-containing protein; the protein is MKSILLLLVFAFGLSSIGHQGDMAVPPTEVERVYELPSPNPAAPLPENFQDRIFHLENVYRQLSVKPMSIYKSEREYPNGAFHLQLLKLGNHREELSLQEKGQIKEAIYKAIGSRFSLDITTLVISKEEELVGVISEIDREDQKMLLVNPEACLDKECKEIDKFWVKLEEDAVIVTNKSNGSNKYEDLKLGDLLHVWTTQAVLQSYPPQYTALDIEVVEPEDETPVALSALMKTDFNGIKQIDVRFGDGKKLVITDSKSLEEISSKLKRIELVRANDKRTFYGFLYGMELTIGDNKFQYGTSLRFDNIKYKRNSVTTELDDYIVALGRASIPNLLPGIQR